The stretch of DNA TTATCGAGAGGCTGAAAGAGGCCTCCATTGGACAGTGCTAAGTAATACATACATTCCTGGTACATAGCAGGCCTGGGCACAGATCGAGATCCAAACATACCCTGTCCGAGGACGAAATGATCGTCGGATTCTGAACAAGAATTTCCCTGCCTAGGCCTTTACGTATAACCTCAAGTATTACATACTGTACAATTGACGAGTCTAGAATCTGGGTTTTTTACTCGCATTGTATAGTGTACCCTAGCAAAACCGGCGTTAAACACAGGTCTCCCCTGCCCAGACAAGCCGTATTCGTCAGACATATAATTTATATAAGGATGTGTGATTCCTTGGGCTTACATACGTTCGCCTTGCTGAGTCGAAGCTAGCAAAGGAAGGGGTCGCCCAGGGGTCAGGAAATCGACAGGGCACCCGATCGAAATCACGGTATCACCACAAGTCCGGGGTAATAGACGTTCATATTAACATAAACATTGCTATACCTTTGTTGACCTTCTTCTCGGTTGAACGGACGCTCGGACCTTCCAAGTCGCTTCGAGCGCCTAGTTCTACCGAAATTAAGTAAATCCTGATGGCATGCGTATGTGCCCGTCGTTTAGCCATTCCAGGAGATTAAAAACCCCCCAGCCACGTCAGATCCTTGCCACAAAGGTTCATCTAATCGCTAGCGGGGTCGGTAACTTGAGCGAATGAGTTATGTTGAGTAGTCTAAAAGCAGCAGCCTGACGATGAACTTGGTGTGTGAAATGCCATGCATCAGAGCTTTACCATTGAGTAAAACTCTGGTATGAGCGATTGTCGATAATCTGGTGGAGCCCTGAGCGAAGAAGACCAATATGACCTTGGCAGTGGCGTGCAGCACTAATTCCGTCGAGGAGAACGAGGGTAAGGACATCTCACGGCAATATCTCCCATTCGATGAGAAATGCGGCCTGATATCTAGCTCAAAGACGGCTATAAATGACAACCCACACTGAGCATTATCAGAAGCAGATTTCCTTCTTGCGAAGCCAGCAAATAaacggaaagaaaagaaaagaaaggtcaTATAGAAAAGTAGCCTGAGGAGGTAGTAGCAATTGCAGCGTGTATACATACGCCGTGAAGAGTTATAACGCCACTGAGATTGCATGGAGGTGAAATCTTAGTGTGTGCATCATAATATGGTAATATGATACACAACTGTGCAACTCGCGTAGCCCTTGGGCACAAAGAGAACAGAGAGAAGATGTGTGGTATCCGTAGAAAGCCATAATGAAAGCAGTAAGCAGAGATCGAGAGGTACACCATGGCCTCGATCAACGAGGCATCATGGAAAAGCAAAGGCACATTGGTACACAGCCATGTCGTCTTCCCAGGATGCAGTGGGAACATAGCAGAGAGAGCATAAACACATCTTGCGCTGGTGTTTTGAAAATTCACTGAGAGATTGGGTTCGCCaggggaggagaaggaaaggaagggaaagcaaaaaaacacGCATAATGAATAATCATGGTTGATGCCAGTCGGAAGTTTGATATCAATGAAATTGTTCGTGAATTCGTCGTTGTATTGGAACTCAGAGCCACCAACCGTCATCAGGGAAATATCACGAAGTTGGTCTTTAGGTTACCGGAATTTTGGTGGCGATTGTGTTCTGTCTTTCTTCTAGCAGTCCCTGACcccattcttgtacttgaGGGTGTTGGAGTTTTGGTATGCTGCTGTCGAAGAACGGCTGCAGATTGGCGCCATGATTTTTCTCGTATTCTAGAGCTAGATGGGAGGGACCATATTTGCGATAGAAGATGTCGATGGGAGCACGGCTGCCTACCTTGTGAAGCCATTTCAAATCGATCAAGATCTATAAAGGAATTGAACAATGACTTGACGTAGAAATGCAATGAGATGTACCTTTGACGAATTTAGCTTCAGGAGATTTTCCGTCTTCGTACTCCTGGAGATAAAAGTTGTACAAAATATGTCCTTGCATTATAATTCAAACACGCACCATCCAGAGGGCGTTGATTTTCTGCGCAGCTGGGCTATTGTGAAGCATGTCGTGCACGATGTTGTGCATAGCTTCAGATTCTAGTCTGTGCTTTTCGGCCTTTGGTATTCCTTCTCTCGGTGCGATATCTCCAACTGCGTGTCTTCGATTAGTGTGTCTTAGTCTACGCTGCGGATATATCACACCTTGTGCTTCAGCAAGATCGTGCACCAAAGCCATCATCACACATCTATCAGACGGAATTCGAGGAATACGGAACCGCTCGTCATCGAGTTTTGAGTTAGACCATGATGGATCACTGCACCGACTTGGATATATCTAGTTTCGAGTCCTCGGAGAGCATGGCGAG from Psilocybe cubensis strain MGC-MH-2018 chromosome 7, whole genome shotgun sequence encodes:
- a CDS encoding 5'-deoxynucleotidase HDDC2, translated to MYRMAMLAMLSEDSKLDISKCVMMALVHDLAEAQVGDIAPREGIPKAEKHRLESEAMHNIVHDMLHNSPAAQKINALWMEYEDGKSPEAKFVKDLDRFEMASQALEYEKNHGANLQPFFDSSIPKLQHPQVQEWGQGLLEERQNTIATKIPVT